The genomic segment TAAGCAGTGCAAATAGCAGCTGATCTGCTGCGGCCGTTCTTACAGTAAACTAAGCACTTCCCACCGCTCCGGACAGCTTCTTCTATAGCATCGCTGCACTGCTCGAAATACTTATACAAGTCTTCCGCCGGATCGTCAAAAACAGGAACGCGGATGCCTCGGATTTGCTGGAGGCCGGGGAATGGCTGCTGCCTGGTGACATTGACGCAGAAGGTGACCCCCTCTCGCGCGAGCAGGTCCTTATCGCAGGCTGTTCTGGCGTTGCTGATGAGCAGCGAGGCGGTCACCTTGCCCGGCTGGAGCATTGGAAGCCGAGGGCACGGTGCCACCAGTACCAGCACCCCTCCGCAGAGCTCCCCGAGTGCTGCCGCCGAGCAGCACTTGCCCCGGGGTGTGGAGGGGGGACAGTTTGCCTCCAGCAGTAATGTGCACCAGCCTCGCTGTCCTTCATCCAGCTGGCTGGGCTATATTTATTCCCTCCCTGCAGGCTTGGGAGTAAAGGATTCAGGCAGGTCCTAGTGCCTGCTAGATTGTGAGAGCAccatttaaaaagctgaaaacaaccTCAGAGCCCACGGATCCGACTGTAAAACAATCAGATTTGTACATCCCCTGTTCCTGTAGCTGTttcttacaaaaagaaagaagcctcCCTAACAGGAAGCCTGCTGCTGCAATCAGCAACAATGCAACATTGATCTGAGAGCCAGCTTACCTTgccctttgtttttgttgtaacAAAGGTGGCTTCTCATACCCAGAAAATATTCCATTGGAGAGCTAGATATAGTAGCAGTAGTCTTGCTGGCTGTCAGTAACGCTGCAGGCGTGGTGCCATGGAAGTGATTATCTTCTGGGGAGGGTGCAGGCAAGCATTCAAGCTGTAAGGGGCAAGAGAGGACAAGGCCAGGGACCTGGAGATGGGGCTGCCACATTGGCTGGTGGCAGAGGGTGCCGCAGGGCTGGGCGCAGGCACCAGCAGGTGTCCCTGCAGGTCATGCCTGCCCCTCACCTCCTTCAACGCTTCCCTGCCTGGCCACGAGGCAGCAGGAGTCCCTGACTGGCACTTGCTGGTGGCACAAAGATGACCCTGGGCTATCAAAGTGGCAGGACATGGACTAGTTGGACTAGCATGAAAAGCAAAGCCAGCAAGAAGTCAGCCATGTGAGAtgaagatgcatttttatttcacagtggaGATCCAAGAAGCTGGCCTGCACACAATTGCCTTCACACATTGCAACAGTGGCGTGCCAGAGGGaagccagctccagcactgaGGGAAACAGCTCTCGCACAGGCACAAGCCCTGGTGTCCCACCTGCCTTTTGGCACAAGCCTCACCTGCCCAGAGGCACGCAGCTCTGCCGCATCACTCCCTTCGTCTTTCTCCTGGCTGGAGAAAGGCCTTCATGGCCAAAGAGGTGTGTTTCAGGCTGGGTCCCTGGTGTTGGAGAGCAGAAAACTTGTCAGGAGCACGTGGCCATGccactgcctgccctggggACGGGTGGGAGGGCTGTTCTGCTTGCTATGCAGTCATGAGCTCTGGGAGCCCTGGGGCCTCCCCTGTGCCACCAACCTTTCTCCTAGAGCTGTTACTCAGGGCTGTGctcccagctgggtgctggtggcctGTCGGAGTCTCTTCTGGTGGAGGTGGTTTCCCTCCAAGGGAGCCAGGCTCCAGGCTGTGCTCCCCAGTGTACCCAGGGCACAATGTGTTGGCACCAGTTAGGAGCCTTTCTGCAACCAGCACAGGGATTTGCTTCATCAGATAGGAAAAAATGGTTCCCCATGCTATGGCAAGACACTAGCTGCTACGTTACCTTTCTCATCCTGCCTGGGAGGTCgcaaaagcacagctttcttTTGCCTGCCTTCATTGAGGCGCTTTCCTGGGCTGTTGTGGTAGTCCCTGAGCAGTGTGCCATGGACACTCTCCAGTTCAAACCTGGATGTGAGGAGAAGACACTGGTGTGACTCGAGGCACCGCAGCACCTTGGCAGCTCTCATCTGCTCGCAGAGCCATTTTGGCcatccttttctgcagcagagcacagcacggCCCTGCGACTGTCCTGGGGCACAGCAACACCCAGTGGAGTAACCCAGGCTCTGAGTTAGGAGTGTTGCCTAAACTCCTCTGTATgtctgctgagctctgcctAGTGGCAATGGCTGTGTACCAGGGATGCATGCAACAGCCCCTCTCCCGTGGGCCCTGTGTGAAGGCACATGTAGGAGTGAGATGCAAAAGCAGCCAGGGCAGTCGTGGGGAAGAGCATCTTCGCACGAGGCTGCCCCGAGTGCCTGCTCAGCAGAACCAGCCCAGGGCTTCAGGCACGTGCACTCACTCTGGAAAGATGATGACATGCCCAGAGCAGGTCAGGGACGATGCAGTTGCTGTGCGAGGGATCACCAAGTCCAGCATCCCTGGGACCTGCAACAGAGGCGTGCAGAGCTGAGGAGATGCGACGCTGGGGAGATGACCGAGACAGCTGGCTTCCCACTGGTACAAGATCACATTGCCTCTCTGAAACACTCGCATCTCGTCCCCAGTAGCCTGTTCTCCTAATGAGCAGGCAGCCTTGATGCTGCCTCATAAACTGCCTGGCTTTTTGTGAGTGCAGCAGTTGGGATGCTGATGCAGGGAGCAGTCCTTGCTGAGACGAAGGCGCATGTTCCCAAGGGGCTCCCCAGACCACGGCTGCCCAGGAGCAAGCAGTGCTAGCAGGTGTGTGGCAGTGGGATTGCAAAGGGTGTAGTGCAGTGGTGGAGAACAAAACCGCTTACCCTCAACAGAACTTCTTTCAGAGTGTCCTTCCCCGTCATCATTTCCAGAAAGTCACGGTAGTATTTCATTTGCACTCGTGGGCTTTCAATGAGAAGCATGCCAATGTCCTTCAGGATG from the Cygnus olor isolate bCygOlo1 chromosome 9, bCygOlo1.pri.v2, whole genome shotgun sequence genome contains:
- the DUSP28 gene encoding dual specificity phosphatase 28 isoform X1, with the protein product MLQPGKVTASLLISNARTACDKDLLAREGVTFCVNVTRQQPFPGLQQIRGIRVPVFDDPAEDLYKYFEQCSDAIEEAVRSGGKCLVYCKNGRSRSAAICTAYLMRHRKLPLQDAFETVKAARPVAEPNAGFWSQLQRYEEDLKISKQSDLLNKGLNSL
- the DUSP28 gene encoding dual specificity phosphatase 28 isoform X2; its protein translation is MLQPGKVTASLLISNARTACDKDLLAREGVTFCVNVTRQQPFPGLQQIRGIRVPVFDDPAEDLYKYFEQCSDAIEEAVRSGGKCLVYCKNGRSRSAAICTAYLMRHRKLPLQDAFERPASSVPIRMKLLRVKPAQGCPKTEELQDFKIAFG
- the LOC121075128 gene encoding coiled-coil domain-containing protein 81-like isoform X2, which translates into the protein MWPRMDFWDTGWEGPMVPPFSSVVRAAVWDTVAGYVQQQLLLRKGVRIPTLGSFDTILEQVQVRAGDLMVQRPVFRLARNLADAHQLTDDKAYVPGDKLLEPLRYTHIAAATFVSVKRVVGCIQATMSLFSRCIGKGRNVALILKDIGMLLIESPRVQMKYYRDFLEMMTGKDTLKEVLLRVPGMLDLVIPRTATASSLTCSGHVIIFPEFELESVHGTLLRDYHNSPGKRLNEGRQKKAVLLRPPRQDEKERLLTGANTLCPGYTGEHSLEPGSLGGKPPPPEETPTGHQHPAGSTALSNSSRRKGPSLKHTSLAMKAFLQPGERRRE
- the LOC121075128 gene encoding uncharacterized protein LOC121075128 isoform X1 gives rise to the protein MTRHMCQVGELLMLLKQKLLAVEQVSQQAPCMPQLQEPASLKICLEGSRPLEPALLLAPDTAQHHVLCSKASPESLVGCWGVGVACVTAPSPALLCGFPGDKLLEPLRYTHIAAATFVSVKRVVGCIQATMSLFSRCIGKGRNVALILKDIGMLLIESPRVQMKYYRDFLEMMTGKDTLKEVLLRVPGMLDLVIPRTATASSLTCSGHVIIFPEFELESVHGTLLRDYHNSPGKRLNEGRQKKAVLLRPPRQDEKERLLTGANTLCPGYTGEHSLEPGSLGGKPPPPEETPTGHQHPAGSTALSNSSRRKGPSLKHTSLAMKAFLQPGERRRE